From one Triticum aestivum cultivar Chinese Spring chromosome 4B, IWGSC CS RefSeq v2.1, whole genome shotgun sequence genomic stretch:
- the LOC123092494 gene encoding DDB1- and CUL4-associated factor 8, with translation MAAVGEASGRRAASCFFEVGQREIGSSSSRASSCRISGSEGLILRMNQYGKLRGHSGCVNTISFNPAGDLLVSGSDDTDIILWDWLAKTEKLTYPSGHQQNVFHARVMPFTDDSTIVTVAADGQVRVGQLKQGGEFTTKQIGEHHDRAHKMALEPGSPHILYSCGEDGLVQHFDLRSDSPTKLLTCYSFSNRRRRVRLNTIAIDPQNPNYFSIGGSDEYVRLYDFRKINLESSSNMNLPVDTFCPKHLLMGGKVHITGIAYSYSSELLVSYNDELIYLFQNYMGLGPNPESTQPEHLDKLEQLQSYSGHRNFRTVKGVSFFGPNNEYVLSGSDCGHVFIWRKKEGELMRIMRGDKHIVNCIEPHPHFPFLATSGIDNTIKIWTPSSSKVMQLPQYANKVIASNARERQFYASRGEMTLSADVMMRILRLQSTQSELYANHEPSAADFATGGDETFFIGLGDGDGNQRSNSDPRECIVT, from the exons ATGGCCGCTGTCGGCGAGGCCTCTGGCCGCCGGGCGGCCAGCTGCTTCTTCGAGGTCGGCCAGCGCGAGATCGGCTCATCCAGCTCCCGCGCTTCGTCCTGCCGAATCAGCGGCTCCGAG GGCCTAATTTTGCGGATGAACCAATATGGAAAGTTGCGAGGTCATAGTGGCTGTGTTAATACTATAAGCTTCAATCCTGCTGGTGACCTCCTTGTGTCTGGTTCAGACGACACAGACATCATACTATGGGACTGGCTTGCTAAAACTGAAAAACTAACTTACCCTTCTGGACATCAACAAAATGTCTTTCATGCTCGTGTGATGCCATTTACAGATGACAGCACCATTGTGACCGTTGCTGCTGATGGCCAG GTTAGGGTGGGACAACTGAAGCAGGGTGGTGAATTCACAACCAAACAAATTGGGGAGCATCATGATCGTGCGCATAAGATGGCTCTCGAACCAGGAAGTCCTCACATACTTTACAGCTGTGGAGAGGATGGCTTGGTACAACAC TTTGACCTGCGCAGTGATTCACCAACAAAGCTTCTCACCTGCTATTCATTCTCAAATAGAAGGCGTCGTGTAAGACTGAATACCATTGCTATTGACCCACAGAACCCTAATTATTTTTCGATCGGTGGCTCCGATGAGTATGTACGGCTGTATGATTTTAGGAAAATAAACTTGGAGTCTTCAAGCAATATGAACCTACCAGTTGATACCTTCTGCCCTAAGCACCTTCTTATGGGTGGGAAGGTCCACATCACTGGTATTGCATACTCTTATTCAAGCGAGTTACTTGTCTCATACAATGACGAGCTTATCTACCTGTTCCAAAACTATATGGGTCTTGGTCCGAATCCTGAATCAACACAGCCAGAGCATTTGGACAAGCTCGAGCAGCTACAATCATACTCTGGTCACAGAAATTTCAGAACTGTTAAAGGAGTCAGTTTCTTTGGACCCAATAATGAATATGTTTTGAGTGGGTCAGACTGCGGGCATGTGTTCATTTGGAGGAAAAAGGAAGGTGAATTGATGAGGATCATGCGCGGCGATAAACATATCGTTAATTGCATCGAACCCCATCCGCATTTTCCCTTCCTAGCTACTAGTGGGATAGACAACACCATTAAGATTTGGACACCTTCGTCAAGCAAAGTGATGCAATTGCCTCAATATGCAAATAAA GTAATAGCTTCAAACGCGCGGGAGAGGCAATTCTATGCCTCCCGAGGAGAAATGACACTTTCAGCTGACGTCATGATGCGTATCTTAAGACTGCAAAGTACACAATCTGAACTGTACGCAAATCATGAACCATCTGCTGCCGATTTCGCAACTGGTGGTGATGAGACTTTCTTCATTGGGCTTGGTGATGGTGATGGGAACCAAAGATCGAACTCTGATCCCAGGGAATGCATTGTGACATGA